The following are from one region of the Phycisphaeraceae bacterium genome:
- a CDS encoding sulfite exporter TauE/SafE family protein encodes MSQRRVSTRANAPGNAARSVWPKPWLVWLACFYAAWLTVVLAGGHLRTVAGHWPIAVAMALGSYVAGSTPMGGGTVGFPILVLLFDLPASIGRNFSFAVQSVGMVSATIFIITTRKPFAWGVLKWAMVGSLVGTPLGAAFVAPHANDTFVKVLFAIIWASFGVMTLVKVREFVGYQGLTSTDAPTRRRLGLFIGLFGGAFIASLTGIGIDMLIFTMLVLYLRCDLRIAIPTSVIIMAWTSLIGLASNLALGVVEPEVWKNWLAAAPIVILGAPLGVFIVSRIGRMPTLLVVSVLCIGQFVWTLFNVRAGVSLVAIAIAGVLGANLVFHAIYRAGARLARRVPHVG; translated from the coding sequence ATGTCCCAGCGAAGGGTGAGCACCCGCGCCAACGCGCCGGGAAACGCCGCGAGATCGGTCTGGCCCAAGCCCTGGCTCGTCTGGCTCGCGTGCTTCTACGCCGCATGGCTCACGGTCGTGCTCGCAGGGGGGCACCTGCGCACCGTCGCCGGCCACTGGCCCATCGCCGTCGCGATGGCGCTGGGCTCGTATGTCGCCGGCTCCACACCCATGGGCGGCGGCACGGTGGGTTTCCCCATCCTCGTGCTGCTCTTCGACCTGCCAGCCAGCATCGGTCGCAACTTCAGCTTCGCGGTGCAGTCCGTCGGCATGGTCAGCGCCACGATCTTCATCATCACCACGCGCAAGCCCTTCGCCTGGGGCGTGCTCAAGTGGGCGATGGTCGGATCGCTCGTCGGCACGCCCCTCGGCGCCGCGTTCGTCGCGCCACACGCCAACGACACCTTCGTGAAGGTCCTCTTCGCGATCATCTGGGCGAGCTTCGGCGTCATGACCCTCGTCAAGGTGCGAGAGTTCGTGGGCTACCAGGGGCTCACCAGCACCGACGCGCCAACGCGCCGACGACTCGGGCTCTTCATCGGTCTCTTCGGCGGCGCCTTCATCGCGTCGCTCACCGGCATCGGCATCGACATGCTGATCTTCACCATGCTCGTGCTCTACCTGCGATGCGACCTGCGCATCGCGATCCCCACCAGCGTCATCATCATGGCGTGGACATCGCTCATCGGACTCGCCAGCAACCTCGCGCTCGGCGTCGTCGAGCCGGAAGTCTGGAAGAACTGGCTCGCCGCCGCCCCCATCGTGATCCTGGGCGCCCCGCTTGGCGTCTTCATCGTCAGCCGCATCGGACGCATGCCAACCCTGCTCGTCGTTTCCGTGCTCTGCATAGGCCAGTTCGTCTGGACTCTCTTCAATGTGCGCGCCGGCGTCTCCCTCGTCGCGATCGCGATCGCCGGGGTGCTCGGCGCAAACCTCGTCTTCCACGCCATCTATCGTGCCGGAGCGAGACTCGCCCGGCGCGTTCCTCATGTAGGGTGA
- a CDS encoding SRPBCC family protein — translation MYGITVSSHVDAPIERVFEVFTDFPNAASYISAIRRVEMLTPPPVGVGTRFRETRVMMGREATEEMTIAEFEPPRRVTLTAASHGARYTSAFHFAPEGIGTTVTFEFTGQPVSFLAKALSAITMPLMKKTLIKCVAQDMEDARRHVEAMAKSEPFS, via the coding sequence ATGTACGGAATCACCGTCTCATCGCACGTCGACGCTCCCATCGAGCGCGTCTTCGAGGTGTTCACCGACTTCCCCAACGCCGCGTCGTATATCAGCGCGATCCGCCGGGTCGAGATGCTGACCCCGCCCCCGGTGGGCGTCGGCACGCGCTTCCGTGAGACCCGCGTCATGATGGGGCGCGAGGCGACCGAAGAGATGACCATCGCCGAGTTCGAGCCGCCGCGCCGGGTCACCCTCACCGCCGCGTCCCACGGCGCCCGCTACACCTCCGCCTTCCACTTCGCGCCCGAGGGGATCGGGACCACCGTCACCTTCGAGTTCACCGGGCAGCCGGTCTCCTTCCTCGCGAAGGCGTTGAGCGCGATCACCATGCCGCTGATGAAGAAGACGCTCATCAAGTGCGTCGCGCAGGATATGGAGGACGCCCGACGCCACGTCGAAGCGATGGCCAAGAGCGAGCCGTTTTCCTGA
- a CDS encoding DUF1294 domain-containing protein, whose product MPHWTIIVAAWYALASVVSAALYAIDKRRAVRNASGVRRARSRIPERTLHAADLAGGWPGGLLARRALRHKTDARAKRRFVWTARAIVCLHALAWLAVLALSLRS is encoded by the coding sequence GTGCCTCACTGGACGATCATCGTGGCCGCCTGGTACGCCCTGGCGAGCGTCGTGTCCGCGGCGCTCTACGCGATCGATAAGCGTCGCGCCGTCCGCAACGCGTCGGGCGTTCGGCGCGCGCGATCGCGGATCCCAGAGCGAACCCTGCACGCCGCCGACCTGGCGGGGGGGTGGCCCGGGGGCCTGCTCGCCCGCCGGGCGCTGCGCCACAAGACCGACGCCCGCGCCAAACGCCGATTCGTCTGGACCGCACGCGCGATCGTGTGCCTGCACGCGCTGGCGTGGCTCGCCGTCCTCGCCCTCTCGCTGCGTTCATAA
- a CDS encoding cation transporter yields the protein MERRVEQPRNPDRQRRAQRAVLGGVAVSVSLGVVKLLAGVLGNSSAMIADAVESFTDVVAAVVVWGGLHVSARPASERHPYGYGKAESLAAVIVALLILGAGVAIAVHATRAMFTAHDAPAPWTLLVLLLVMLTKEALFRALRAEARRAGSDALHADAWHHRSDALTSLAAFVGILIAVVGGEGWQIADEIAALFAAGVIVSNALRILRAPVRELLDAHSPDLALEAQRIAGEVEGVRNVEKVFARKSGVSHYVDMHVWVDPAMNVQRAHELAHRVKDAVMLAIPDVEDVLIHIEPDSRREGGASQRDASSPS from the coding sequence ATGGAGCGACGCGTCGAACAGCCACGCAACCCGGACAGGCAGCGCCGTGCGCAGCGGGCCGTGCTCGGGGGCGTCGCGGTCAGTGTGTCGCTGGGGGTCGTCAAGCTGCTGGCGGGCGTGCTGGGCAATTCGTCGGCGATGATCGCCGACGCGGTCGAGTCGTTCACCGATGTGGTGGCGGCGGTGGTGGTGTGGGGAGGGCTGCACGTCTCGGCGCGACCTGCGAGCGAGCGACACCCGTACGGGTATGGCAAGGCGGAGTCGCTGGCGGCGGTGATCGTCGCGCTGCTGATCCTCGGCGCGGGCGTCGCGATCGCAGTCCACGCGACGCGCGCGATGTTCACGGCGCACGACGCGCCGGCGCCCTGGACGCTGCTCGTGCTGCTGCTGGTGATGCTGACGAAAGAGGCGCTCTTCCGCGCGCTGCGCGCCGAGGCGCGGCGCGCCGGGAGCGACGCGCTGCACGCCGACGCGTGGCACCACCGGTCGGACGCGCTCACCTCGCTCGCGGCGTTCGTGGGCATCCTGATCGCGGTCGTCGGGGGCGAGGGCTGGCAGATCGCCGACGAGATCGCGGCGCTGTTCGCGGCGGGCGTGATCGTCTCCAACGCGCTGCGCATCCTGCGCGCGCCGGTCCGAGAGCTGCTCGACGCCCACTCGCCCGATCTCGCGCTCGAGGCGCAGCGCATCGCCGGAGAGGTCGAGGGCGTGCGCAACGTCGAGAAGGTCTTCGCTCGCAAGAGCGGCGTGTCGCACTACGTCGACATGCACGTCTGGGTCGATCCGGCGATGAATGTGCAGCGGGCGCACGAGCTGGCGCACCGCGTGAAGGACGCGGTGATGCTGGCCATTCCGGATGTCGAGGATGTGCTTATCCACATCGAGCCCGACTCGCGCCGCGAGGGCGGCGCTTCGCAGCGCGACGCCTCTTCTCCATCCTGA
- a CDS encoding PH domain-containing protein, producing the protein MNAPREHMPDRAAEWVYRGVWGVLTNWLSVPDAPPRLPAGSGDAVRAFRPSPNWLRLRKFEFWLIATLVDLFLLVGWIIVFANEPTLAMWLLVPWLALMIIPDIIAYVMLHLRYDTTWYVMSDRSVRIRRGVLVIQEKTLTFDNVQNVEVRQGPLQRYFGVANVTIQTAGGGGASGHPATAGSLGSHHGLIEGVDNAQEIRELIMLKVRALQGAGLGDDAPARSARTGARALSPSHLAALREVRELARSIARRNA; encoded by the coding sequence ATGAACGCGCCGCGTGAACACATGCCCGACCGCGCCGCCGAGTGGGTCTATCGAGGTGTCTGGGGCGTGCTGACGAACTGGCTCTCCGTCCCCGACGCGCCGCCACGCCTGCCGGCCGGCTCGGGCGACGCCGTCCGCGCGTTCCGGCCCTCGCCCAACTGGCTCCGACTGCGCAAGTTCGAGTTCTGGCTCATCGCGACGCTCGTCGATCTCTTCCTTCTCGTCGGATGGATCATCGTCTTCGCGAACGAGCCCACGCTCGCGATGTGGCTGCTCGTCCCGTGGCTCGCGCTGATGATCATCCCCGATATCATCGCGTACGTCATGCTCCACCTGCGCTACGACACCACCTGGTACGTCATGAGCGATCGCAGCGTGCGCATCCGACGCGGCGTGCTCGTCATCCAGGAAAAGACCCTCACGTTCGACAACGTCCAGAACGTCGAGGTCCGCCAGGGCCCGCTCCAGCGCTACTTCGGCGTCGCCAACGTGACCATTCAGACCGCAGGGGGCGGCGGCGCGTCAGGGCACCCGGCCACCGCCGGATCGCTCGGCTCGCACCACGGGCTCATCGAGGGCGTCGACAACGCGCAGGAGATCCGCGAACTCATCATGCTCAAGGTCCGCGCACTCCAGGGCGCAGGGCTGGGCGACGACGCCCCGGCCCGGAGCGCCCGAACCGGCGCACGCGCGCTGTCCCCCAGCCACCTCGCGGCGCTGCGCGAGGTCCGGGAACTCGCCCGGTCGATCGCCCGCCGGAACGCGTGA
- a CDS encoding PH domain-containing protein, translating to MTNPAFDPRTLTRPDPRLLQYYFISSLFALVFFPFAFIPQWIKYRTLWYSFDDEGVRMGWGLLWKREINLTYRRIQDIHVTRGLIQRWLGLANVAVQTASGSAAAEMTIIGILEPEKLRDFLYQRMRGAKGQPGDTDAPEAPVEHDELLETLHDIRDALRVLAAQHGGRP from the coding sequence ATGACGAACCCCGCCTTCGACCCGCGCACGCTCACCAGGCCAGACCCGCGCCTGCTGCAGTACTACTTCATCAGCTCGCTTTTCGCGCTCGTCTTCTTCCCCTTCGCCTTCATCCCCCAGTGGATCAAGTACCGCACCCTCTGGTACTCCTTCGACGACGAGGGCGTCCGGATGGGCTGGGGCCTCCTCTGGAAGCGCGAGATCAACCTCACCTACCGGCGCATCCAGGACATCCACGTCACGCGCGGCCTCATCCAGCGATGGCTCGGCCTCGCCAATGTCGCCGTCCAGACCGCCAGCGGCAGCGCCGCCGCCGAGATGACCATCATCGGCATACTCGAACCCGAGAAGCTCCGCGATTTCCTCTACCAGCGCATGCGCGGCGCCAAGGGCCAGCCCGGCGACACAGACGCGCCCGAAGCCCCCGTCGAGCACGACGAGCTCCTTGAAACACTCCACGACATCCGCGATGCGCTCCGAGTCCTCGCCGCGCAACACGGGGGACGCCCATGA
- a CDS encoding beta-ketoacyl-[acyl-carrier-protein] synthase family protein: MTGLGAVSPIGVGAPAFTRSLRAGVSGVSAYHPNDPRVRTRAAAVCRDFVPSSVLPEADLRRLPRLIPMALAAAREALAHARLPDFTQAESDPALRDRARRVGLVLGTGGGGIDFTLDQARRAHEGERPSLWSITNATHGNLAGELSIRLGLRGPSLCVSTGCASSSDAIGLATQSLRSDSPGAPDAVLVVGADAHVRDEVLLSMELLGVISSTPWDESSDDPRARPSSASRPFDATRDGFLLGEGAWALVLEREHHARRREAPPIARILGYAATCDAHHRVRPAPDMAECVRAISLALDDARLTPHDIGAVQCHGTGTRLNDELETLALKLALGESIARAVAASSVKSMIGHPQGASGAAGVVASIGALASLDDPDAGPFAPPTINLFEPDPACDLDYTPLASRPSDARAVLVNCLAFGAKNSAIIVGAADTA, from the coding sequence GTGACAGGACTCGGCGCCGTCAGCCCCATCGGCGTCGGCGCACCCGCGTTCACACGATCGCTGCGCGCCGGCGTCAGCGGCGTCTCGGCCTACCACCCCAACGACCCGCGCGTGCGGACCCGCGCCGCCGCCGTCTGCCGCGACTTCGTCCCCTCCAGCGTCCTGCCCGAAGCCGACCTCCGACGACTGCCCAGACTCATCCCCATGGCCCTCGCCGCCGCGCGCGAAGCCCTCGCGCACGCGCGCCTGCCCGACTTCACCCAGGCCGAATCCGACCCGGCCCTGCGCGACCGCGCGCGCCGCGTCGGGCTCGTCCTCGGCACCGGCGGCGGGGGGATCGACTTCACCCTCGATCAGGCCCGGCGCGCCCACGAAGGCGAGCGACCCTCGCTGTGGAGCATCACCAACGCCACCCACGGCAATCTCGCCGGAGAGCTCTCCATCCGACTCGGCCTGCGCGGCCCCTCGCTCTGTGTTTCCACCGGCTGCGCAAGCTCCAGCGACGCGATCGGCCTCGCCACCCAGTCGCTGCGATCCGACAGCCCGGGCGCGCCCGACGCCGTGCTGGTCGTCGGCGCCGACGCGCATGTCCGCGACGAGGTCCTGCTCTCGATGGAGCTCCTGGGCGTGATCTCGTCGACGCCCTGGGACGAATCGAGCGACGATCCGCGCGCCCGACCCTCGTCCGCGTCTCGCCCGTTCGACGCGACACGCGACGGCTTTCTCCTGGGCGAGGGCGCCTGGGCGCTCGTCCTCGAGCGCGAACACCACGCGCGCCGGCGCGAGGCGCCACCGATCGCGCGCATCCTCGGCTACGCCGCGACCTGTGACGCGCACCACCGGGTGCGCCCTGCACCCGACATGGCCGAGTGCGTGCGCGCGATCTCGCTCGCCCTCGACGACGCGCGCCTCACGCCGCACGACATCGGCGCCGTCCAGTGCCACGGCACCGGCACGCGCCTCAACGACGAGCTCGAAACCCTCGCACTCAAACTCGCGCTCGGCGAGTCGATCGCGCGCGCCGTCGCCGCGTCGAGCGTGAAGTCCATGATCGGACACCCACAGGGCGCCAGCGGCGCCGCCGGCGTCGTCGCGTCCATCGGCGCGCTCGCGAGTCTCGACGACCCCGACGCCGGCCCCTTCGCGCCGCCGACGATCAACCTCTTCGAGCCCGACCCGGCCTGCGACCTCGACTACACGCCCCTCGCGTCCCGCCCTTCAGATGCGCGGGCGGTCCTGGTCAACTGCCTCGCCTTCGGGGCCAAGAACAGCGCGATCATCGTGGGCGCCGCCGACACGGCCTAA
- a CDS encoding ATP-dependent Clp protease ATP-binding subunit codes for MFERFTDRARKVMALANQEAQRFNHEYIGTEHILLGLVKEGSGVGANVLKNLDVDLRKVRLEVEKLVKPGPEMVTMGKLPQTPRAKKVIEYAIEEARNLNHNYVGTEHLLLGLLREHDGVAAQVLMNLGLKLEEVREEVLNLLGAGMDSDDAEAGKGAGGPTGEPGEAIAGAPGAGPDGRRSRSKTPALDSFGRDLTELAKEGQLDPVIGRANEIERVVQILCRRTKNNPVLLGEAGVGKSAIVEGLAQLIVSNEVPEILSEKRLVVLDLAMMVAGTKYRGQFEERIKAVMNEVRRAKNVILFIDELHTLVGAGGAEGAIDASNVLKPALARGEIQCIGATTFDEYRKYIEKDAALSRRFQPITVDQPTADQTVEILKGLRDKYEAHHRVQITDDAIKAAVELSGRYITGRVQPDKSIDVIDEAGARVRLRSMSKPPDLSDLEEQIERLSIEKDESVKNADYERAAELRDKAEQLRKQKEEMQRKWREERAREVDGTVDEEVIAEVVSKMTGVPLTRLESEEAERLLRLEAELHKKVISQDDAVKAISRALRRARAGLKDPKRPMGSFIFVGPSGVGKTLLSKALAHFMFGDEEALIHLDMSEYMEKHNVSRLIGAPPGYVGYEEGGQLTERVRRRPYSVVLLDEIEKAHPDVFNMLLQIMEEGRLTDSFGRHVDFRNTVMIMTSNIGADLIKGGGGFGFSKRDEQQNFDSIKSVLSKEIERYFRPEFINRLDEVIVFRPLNRDDLVHIIELEVGKVSNRLKTTHNITLELDQAAKDFLIEKGYNPDFGARPLRRAIGQYIEDPLSEQLLMGDLKDKAGVRVTRKEGQDHLYFESEDRPAESASEKAAEASAGST; via the coding sequence ATGTTTGAACGCTTCACCGATCGCGCGCGCAAGGTCATGGCTCTGGCCAACCAGGAAGCGCAGCGTTTCAACCACGAATACATCGGGACCGAGCACATCCTGCTCGGGCTCGTCAAGGAGGGCTCCGGCGTCGGGGCCAACGTCCTGAAGAACCTCGACGTGGACCTGCGCAAGGTCCGGCTCGAGGTCGAGAAGCTCGTGAAGCCCGGGCCCGAGATGGTCACGATGGGCAAGCTGCCCCAGACCCCTCGCGCCAAGAAGGTGATCGAGTACGCGATCGAAGAGGCGCGCAACCTCAACCATAATTATGTTGGCACCGAGCACCTGCTGCTGGGCCTGCTGCGCGAGCACGACGGCGTGGCCGCCCAGGTCCTGATGAACCTCGGGCTCAAGCTCGAGGAGGTCCGCGAGGAGGTGCTGAACCTCCTGGGCGCCGGCATGGACTCCGACGACGCCGAGGCCGGCAAGGGCGCTGGCGGGCCGACGGGCGAGCCCGGCGAGGCGATCGCCGGCGCGCCCGGCGCGGGCCCGGACGGGCGACGCAGCCGGTCGAAGACCCCGGCGCTGGACTCGTTCGGTCGCGACCTGACGGAGCTGGCGAAGGAGGGTCAGCTGGACCCGGTGATCGGTCGCGCCAACGAGATCGAGCGCGTGGTGCAGATCCTGTGCCGTCGCACGAAGAACAACCCGGTGCTGCTGGGCGAGGCGGGCGTGGGCAAGTCGGCGATCGTCGAGGGCCTGGCGCAGCTGATCGTGAGCAACGAGGTGCCGGAGATCCTGTCCGAGAAGCGCCTGGTGGTGCTGGACCTGGCGATGATGGTCGCCGGGACGAAGTACCGCGGGCAGTTCGAGGAGCGGATCAAGGCGGTGATGAACGAGGTCCGTCGCGCCAAGAACGTGATCCTGTTCATCGACGAGCTGCACACGCTGGTGGGCGCCGGCGGCGCGGAGGGCGCGATCGACGCGTCCAATGTGCTCAAGCCCGCGCTGGCTCGTGGCGAGATCCAGTGCATCGGCGCGACCACCTTCGACGAGTACCGCAAGTACATCGAGAAGGACGCGGCGCTGTCCCGTCGCTTCCAGCCCATCACGGTCGACCAGCCCACGGCCGATCAGACCGTCGAGATCCTCAAGGGCCTTCGCGACAAGTACGAGGCGCACCATAGGGTGCAGATCACCGACGACGCGATCAAGGCGGCGGTCGAGCTGTCGGGCCGGTACATCACCGGTCGCGTGCAGCCGGACAAGTCGATCGATGTCATCGACGAGGCGGGCGCTCGGGTGCGTCTGCGCTCGATGAGCAAGCCGCCGGATCTGTCCGACCTCGAGGAGCAGATCGAGCGTCTGTCGATCGAGAAGGACGAGTCGGTCAAGAACGCCGACTACGAGCGCGCCGCCGAGCTGCGCGACAAGGCCGAGCAGCTGCGCAAGCAGAAGGAAGAGATGCAGCGCAAGTGGCGCGAGGAACGCGCCCGCGAGGTCGACGGCACGGTGGACGAGGAGGTCATCGCCGAGGTGGTCTCCAAGATGACCGGCGTGCCCCTGACCCGTCTCGAGAGCGAGGAGGCCGAGCGCCTGCTGCGCCTCGAGGCCGAGCTGCACAAGAAGGTCATCAGCCAGGACGACGCGGTCAAGGCGATCTCTCGCGCGCTGCGCCGTGCACGCGCCGGGCTCAAGGACCCCAAGCGCCCCATGGGCTCGTTCATCTTCGTCGGGCCCTCGGGCGTCGGCAAGACGCTGCTCTCCAAGGCGCTGGCGCACTTCATGTTCGGCGACGAGGAGGCCCTGATCCACCTCGACATGTCCGAGTACATGGAGAAGCACAACGTGAGCCGCCTGATCGGCGCGCCCCCGGGGTACGTCGGGTACGAGGAGGGCGGGCAGCTCACCGAGCGCGTCCGTCGTCGCCCGTACTCGGTCGTGCTGCTCGACGAGATCGAGAAGGCGCACCCCGATGTGTTCAACATGCTCCTCCAGATCATGGAGGAGGGGCGCCTCACCGACTCGTTCGGGCGTCACGTCGACTTCCGCAACACCGTCATGATCATGACCAGCAACATCGGCGCTGATCTGATCAAGGGCGGCGGCGGGTTCGGCTTCAGCAAGCGCGACGAGCAGCAGAACTTCGACAGCATCAAGTCGGTGCTCAGCAAGGAGATCGAGCGCTACTTCCGCCCCGAGTTCATCAACCGCCTCGACGAGGTGATCGTGTTCCGTCCGCTCAACCGCGACGACCTGGTGCACATCATCGAGCTGGAAGTGGGCAAGGTGTCGAACCGGCTGAAGACCACGCACAACATCACGCTCGAGCTCGACCAGGCCGCGAAGGACTTCCTCATCGAGAAGGGCTACAACCCCGACTTCGGCGCCCGCCCCCTCCGCCGCGCGATCGGCCAGTACATCGAGGACCCGCTCTCCGAGCAGCTGCTCATGGGCGACCTCAAGGACAAGGCCGGCGTTCGCGTGACGCGCAAGGAAGGTCAGGACCACCTCTACTTCGAGTCCGAGGACCGTCCTGCGGAGAGCGCGAGCGAGAAGGCCGCGGAAGCGAGCGCCGGCTCGACCTGA
- a CDS encoding type II secretion system protein: MRPTPRRGIPGCVRSVPRDRAFTLVELLVVVAIIGALTGLLIPALGSMRAMSRRAACATNLRELHSATMAWAASNKDHLPGINTTGQPYLRLQDSLRLTGNTSPTTPTSVFDWISPTMGDAMGFSPNRAERTAQIFDRLACPDSRRMNNALYGPTSVPDFADFDRIHRSGPGFRQISYLSPASFHLMGKRDTGSPWTSPTGGWHYPYRGPVETPSAYKPRTYAVGAPAAKIWVADGTRYVASPTVLDFDVNPRPHFYGSFTSSGPIYVGSTAYGQDPSQVEFPGGQTAERVLPRSVYPHNARRSYRHSGSIQAMYFDGHMDTLTEKQSRTDARPWYPKGSRFTGIRATSDSLNFHTVGEELN; encoded by the coding sequence ATGCGCCCAACGCCGCGTCGCGGCATCCCGGGATGTGTGCGCAGCGTTCCTCGCGATCGCGCGTTTACGCTTGTCGAGCTGCTGGTGGTCGTGGCGATCATCGGGGCCCTGACGGGGCTGCTGATCCCTGCGCTGGGCTCGATGCGCGCGATGTCCCGTCGGGCGGCGTGCGCGACGAACCTGCGCGAACTGCACAGCGCGACCATGGCGTGGGCCGCCAGCAACAAGGACCACCTGCCCGGGATCAACACCACCGGCCAGCCCTATCTGCGCCTGCAGGACTCGCTGCGCCTCACCGGCAACACCTCCCCCACCACACCGACCTCGGTGTTCGACTGGATCAGCCCGACGATGGGCGACGCGATGGGCTTCTCCCCCAACCGCGCCGAGCGCACGGCGCAGATCTTCGATCGCCTGGCGTGCCCCGACTCCCGGCGCATGAACAACGCGCTCTACGGGCCCACGAGCGTGCCGGACTTCGCGGATTTCGATCGCATCCACCGCTCGGGCCCGGGGTTCAGGCAGATCTCGTACTTGTCGCCGGCGTCGTTCCATCTGATGGGCAAGCGCGACACGGGCAGCCCGTGGACCTCGCCCACCGGTGGCTGGCACTACCCCTATCGCGGGCCGGTCGAGACGCCCTCTGCGTACAAGCCCCGGACCTACGCCGTCGGCGCGCCGGCGGCGAAGATCTGGGTCGCCGACGGGACACGCTATGTCGCGTCGCCCACGGTTCTGGACTTCGATGTGAACCCGCGACCCCACTTCTACGGCTCGTTCACCTCGAGCGGGCCGATCTATGTCGGGTCGACGGCGTACGGGCAGGACCCCAGCCAGGTCGAGTTCCCGGGCGGGCAGACCGCGGAGCGCGTGCTGCCTCGCAGCGTCTACCCGCACAACGCGCGCCGGTCGTACCGGCACTCGGGGTCGATCCAGGCGATGTACTTCGACGGCCACATGGACACACTCACCGAGAAGCAGTCTCGCACCGACGCGCGCCCGTGGTACCCCAAAGGCAGCCGCTTCACGGGCATCCGCGCGACGAGCGACTCGCTCAACTTCCACACCGTCGGTGAAGAACTGAACTGA